In Chaetodon trifascialis isolate fChaTrf1 chromosome 2, fChaTrf1.hap1, whole genome shotgun sequence, one DNA window encodes the following:
- the LOC139346452 gene encoding perforin-1-like: protein MAKLWYLMLLSWAWSPLCLPSSVSFIGTPQECEKAHFVPGYNLGGEGFDIVTMERKGAYVIDTETWKLGNGTCRLYRNSYMKGEKQKVPAAVVDWRNLPKCSLKVSSTVFDSVETLVNDSTSSVSNNWKVGLDITVGPSVTVRVCLGGSHSRESLFGMQKSKQDRYTFFRHSVNCNFYRYRLATNPPLSHDFESAVKSLPSYSCKAEPLYRSLIDTYGTHYITQVSLGGEIKAITSIKTCEATVNGLSVTEVNDCLLVEASASFAHPDSIKSMMQHCQEKRKKLSIPSFSGMFNERSTEVIGGNINGADVLFEGQSKPSMYNSWLDSLKNTPDVVRYNIKPLHTILSRGHPARAGLKQEVEKYIKKNAVLSKCSESCKIGHRSSKRDPCACVCDSNQNIKSNCCPAGKGLATLKVFGLYAQGLYGDRCTQTDGSVQVTYGDQVKRTVIIVNNDNPKWPETFEFGPITINTKNKLMFSVYDEDSYWNSDLLGECSLDLRKGKVTDSCMLNHGTLFFSYIVECAPSLGGPQCQEYIPTPLSPSLAKVFHTRNGVLAGETGKWSAKSVIGQSG from the exons ATGGCAAAGCTCTGGTATCTGATGCTCCTGTCCTGGGCATGGAGTCCTCTGTGTCTGCCATCCAGTGTCAGCTTCATTGGTACACCACAGGAGTGTGAAAAGGCTCACTTTGTCCCTGGTTACAATCTGGGTGGAGAAGGCTTCGACATTGTCACGATGGAGCGCAAAGGTGCCTATGTCATCGACACTGAAACATGGAAACTTGGTAATGGCACTTGCAGGCTATACAGAAACAGCTACATGAAGGGAGAGAAGCAGAAGGTCCCAGCTGCTGTGGTGGACTGGAGAAATCTCCCCAAATGCAGCTTAAAGGTCTCCAGTACAGTCTTTGACTCTGTTGAAACTCTTGTCAATGATTCTACATCGTCTGTGTCCAATAACTGGAAAGTTGGCCTTGATATTACTGTAGGCCCCTCTGTTACTGTCAGGGTTTGCCTTGGGGGCTCCCACTCCAGAGAGTCTCTCTTTGGCATGCAAAAGTCAAAGCAAGACCGCTACACCTTCTTTCGCCACTCTGTCAACTGTAACTTCTACCG CTACAGACTGGCAACAAACCCTCCACTGAGTCATGACTTTGAATCAGCTGTGAAATCCCTTCCTTCATATTCATGTAAGGCTGAACCATTATATCGCAGTCTGATCGACACATATGGTACACATTACATCACACAAGTGTCTCTGGGAGGTGAAATTAAAGCAATCACCTCCATCAAGACCTGCGAGGCAACCGTGAATGGCTTGTCTGTGACAGAAGTCAACGACTGTTTGTTAGTCGAAGCCTCAGCTAGCTTTGCACATCCTGATAGTATTAAGTCAATGATGCAACACTGTCAGGAAAAGCGGAAGAAGCTCTCTATTCCGAGTTTCAGCGGCATGTTTAATGAGCGTAGCACAGAGGTCATTGGTGGAAACATCAACGGCGCCGATGTCCTCTTTGAAGGTCAGTCAAAACCCtccatgtataacagctggcTTGACTCACTGAAAAACACCCCTGATGTGGTCCGATACAACATAAAGCCCCTGCACACCATACTGTCAAGAGGTCATCCTGCCAGAGCCGGACTGAAGCAAGAGGTGGAGAAGTACATCAAGAAAAACGCAGTGTTGAGTAAATGCTCAGAAAGCTGTAAGATTGGACACAGATCCAGCAAAAGGGATccttgtgcttgtgtttgtgacagTAATCAGAATATCAAGTCAAACTGTTGTCCTGCTGGGAAAGGTCTTGCGACATTAAAGGTCTTCGGGCTCTATGCACAGGGTCTGTATGGTGATAGGTGCACTCAGACAGATGGTTCAGTTCAGGTGACATATGGTGATCAGGTTAAGCGCACTGTCATCATTGTTAACAATGACAATCCCAAATGGCCGGAGACATTTGAATTTGGACCCATAACCATCAACACGAAAAACAAACTTATGTTCAGTGTTTATGATGAGGATTCTTACTGGAACAGTGATCTACTTGGCGAGTGTTCACTTGATCTGCGTAAAGGGaaggtgactgacagctgcatgTTAAATCATGGTaccctcttcttctcctacATAGTAGAGTGTGCACCAAGTCTTGGTGGTCCGCAATGTCAAGAGTACATTCCAACCCCCCTGAGTCCCTCTCTAGCCAAGGTCTTCCACACCAGAAATGGGGTCCTTGCTGGAGAGACAGGGAAGTGGAGTGCTAAATCAGTCATTGGTCAGTCAGGTTGA